The Prosthecobacter sp. SYSU 5D2 nucleotide sequence ATGCAGACCCTTGAAAAATTGTCTCAAGACCCTGTGAAACTTGGTCCATGCATAGAGATTCTCGAGTTGATTCTCTCAAAGGAAACCAGGATACTTTCTTGGACATACAGAGAAGATGAAATCAAACCTCTCTTAGCCCGAGGAAGCATAGCCAGAGAAGCTGCCGTTGTGGCGCGGACTCAACGAATTCAGGACATCCTCCTCCGACACGGAATGTTTTCTTATCTGGATCTAGGTTCACAAGTGTAATAGAATATTAGACGAGGTGGAAAACGGGGTCATGGAAAACGGGGTCAGGCAACGATTCCTGACAAATTAACCCATCCCCCCCTCTCCCCAGCCCCAAAGGGGCGAAACAACAAAGCCCCAGGGCGCAGTCCTGGGTACACAGGCAACGCACCTCACTGTCGCAAAGAGCCCTGAAAGGGCGAGACACCCACGCCCCGCCTGCACCCCGACAGGCCGCCTCCTCCCTGCTCCCCAATTCATTCTCTGCTCCAATTGCCCCTCTGCCCCCGACTGCCTGGCTCCAGGCTCTGCCGCGCGGGGTTCTTACCCGCTGGGAGGCGTTACAAGGTTTCCATGTTCTAACTCTCATTTGACTGTTTGTCTGATTTCCTCCTTGCCTGTGTTTATCTTGGCGCTATGACCCCGTTTTCCCCTAACAAAGCAACCATCATCTTCACCTATGCAATGGGATAAAGTGCAGCATGAATGCCACAGCTTTGTGGTTAAACAGACCGACCGAACAGCAATACTCAACGAGATGGCAAGATTTTGGGATGGTGTTACAACTGATGTATTGCCCCTTACCCCAATGGATGTTTGGGATCATTTGCTGATAGACGTGCGTGGAATCGATGGGGGCATCAGCGTTTATCCACAACAATCAGCAGAGCCACCGTTCCGAGTGGCTTGGGCACGTCTTGACCTGCATCAACTTGCCCGTGATTTTGAAGCACTGGATGAGAATGAGTTTGAAGAAGGCGACAAGTTTTCAGAGATCAATCGTTCGTATGCCACGATGCTTGTTGAAGCAGCCAAAGAAGCAGGGATAGCTGCTTTGATTGGGAAATCACCAAGCGTTATGCTTCGCTTTGTAGCCTACTCAGAGGATCAAAAACCGCCATTTTTGGAGGTGGCAGTGTAGAGTTATACCATAACAGTGACAACTCATAGCAGGCATGTCAGCATGCCACCCTAACAAATATTAAAACTCCGTGGAAATGGGGTCAGGAAATGGGTCAGGGGGCGACTTTTGACAAAATAGCCCTGGGCACAGACTGTACCGTCCCATACGGGGGGAGGTGATTTGGACGGATGGCGAATGATTCCGCGTGCGGAAACAAATGCCCAAGGCGTCCGGGAGAGTTTCCGCTTCGCGTGGATGCGGACGAGGGCATCCGCGATCCTCTTGGCGTCAGAAAAGTTCTTTGACCTTGGTGGCGAGGGACTCCCCGAGAATTTGGTGCTGGGAGGCGTCGAGGTGGACGGCGTCGAGGGGGCTCGGGGTGAGGAGGGGCTGGGTGTTGAGGTAGGGGCAGCGGAGTGTGGTGGCGAGGGCATCGTAATAACGGGGGAGCTGGGCGCTGCGGGCGGGGCCGTCGTGGACGCGGGCGGCGGTTTCGGGGAGGTGGGTGAGGTCGCCAATGAGAGGCGGGCAGAGGAGGAGGAGCTGCGGGGGGCGGTTGTCGGGGCCGGATTCGCTGGAGAGGATCATGCGGGCGAGAACGCCAGCTCCGGCCGCGATGTCGCTGGGAGGGAGGTTGAAGAGGGTTTTGAGGTCATTGGTGCCGAGCATCAGGATGACCAGATCAAGGGGCTTGTGGCTCTCCAGGCAGGCGGGGAGGTAGTCCTTGCCCTTGCGGCAGAGGTTCAACGGGTCCTCATGGACCGTGGTGCGCCCGTTCTGGCCTTCCTCAATGACCCGGTAACCGGAGCCAAGCTCACGCGCGAGCACGCCCGTCCAGCGGACATCATGAGGATGACGGCGCGGAAACGGCGCCGTCATGCTGGCCGGGTCGTAACCCCAGGTGTTCGAGTCGCCAAAGCAGAGAATGGTTTTCATGGGAGTGGAATGACGGAGGGGAGCAGAGAACTCAAACTTTTTTCACCACAGATGCCACAGATAAACACAGATAGGATCCCAGAGATTGGCCGTCTCAGCCCCCCGCCATCTGTGCTCTCCGTGACATCTGTGGTCCCTCTTTGAAGTCCCAAAGCTGCCCATCCTTTAACCACAGATGACACAGATTAACACAGATAGGATCTCAGAGATTGGCTGGCTCAGCTCCTCAATATCTGTGCTCTCTGTGACATCTGTGGTCCATCTTCTGGTTCTGACATGAATGAGCATGCGTAGCCATTAGTCTAGCCTGTCCCGCGACTGCGGCGATGGTTTAAGAGGGTCTGGAACAACGGAACTCAAAGCTTGATTAACCACAGATGACACAGATTAACACAGATAGGATCCCAGAGTGCTGCTAGCTCAGTTCCTCATTATCTGTGCTCTCTGTGACATCTGTGGTTTATTTGGTTGGAGGGGGCGAGGGCATTTTTAAAACCCCAATGCCCAGCAATAGGCACTAATATTCCATTCATCCAATGCCCCCATCTGCTGTTTCTGACATTAGTGAATATTAGTGAGCATTAGTGGTTTAACAGCCTGTGGCGGGACGATGAACCCTGCTGCACTATTCCTTAAACTCCTGACGATCAGGAATGCGGGTGAAGGCAATCTTGGTGCCGGAGAAGGTTTTCACTTCATCGGGGGCGAAGCCAAGGGCGATGCTGTCGCGGCCGTATTCCTGGTTGAGGTCGTCCATGATCTTGGAGAGGCGGTCGCGGCGCTGCACATCGGCCTGGATAGGGCTGCCGAGGTCGGGGAAGAGATCGAGCTGCTGCGGGGCGCTGGTGGCTTCGAGTCCATGCAGGGTCACGCCGATCTTTTTCACCCGGCCCCAGCCGAGCTGGTCCATGACCCGCAGCCAGAGCACATCCAGAGTTTTGGAAAGGGCAAAGCTGTCGGAAACAGGCAGAAAACTTTGATGGGCCTCAGCCCGCCGGGGGCTTTCGGCCCGGATACTGAGGGAGAGGGCGCTGGCGCGGTAGCCCATGCGGCGGAGGCGGCTGGCGGCCTTCAGCAGGAGGCGCTTGGAAACAATGACCGCCTGCGGCGGCTGGCGGAACTCCGGCGACAGCACGTGGCTGTGGCCGATGCTGCGGTTCTGCACCGGCACGTCATCCAGGTCCCCGCCGTGAAGCTGATGCCAGAAGCGGTCGCCGCCGACGCCACCCCAGACCTGGTGCAGGGTGCGCGGCGGGGCCTGCCAGAGATCCAGAAAGGTGCGGATGCCCGCCTGATGCAGCCGGGGCTCCATGTTCCGGCCGATGCCGGGCAGGTCCGTCAGCTTAAGGTGCTCCAGGCGGCCCGGCAGGTCCTGAGAGCGGACGACCTCCAGCCCATCGGGCTTGGTGAGGTCGCTGGCGACTTTGGCCAGATAGCGGTTGGGGGCGATGCCGACGGAGCACGTGATGACCTCGCCCACACGCTCCAGCAGGCCTTTTTTGATGCGTCGGGCGAGCGCGACAGCCTCGGTTTCAATGGCCCGCTTGTTGTCCAGCAGGCAGCCCATTTCATCAATGGATCCGATGACCTGCACGGGGTAATGGCGCTCGATCTCATCAATGACCCGGTGATGAAAATCCACATACCGGTCATGGCTGGCCTCCACCAGGACGATGCCGGGGCACATCCGTTTCGCATCGCCGACATTCGTGCCTGTCTTGACGCCAAACTTCTTGGCCTGATAGCTGGCGGCGATGGCGCAGGTGTGGTCCGACATAACAGGCACCACGATGACCGGGCGGCCCCGCAGCTCCGGGCGCATCTGCTGCTCCACACTGGCAAAGTAGCTGTTCAGGTCCACAAACAGCCAGCGCAAAGGCGCAGCGGCGGAGGGACTGGGAACGGGCGTCATGGAGGAAGATAACGGCCAAAAGAAGAGTGTTCAAGTGAACATTTTTCCAGCAAAAGCTTTGCCAGGAGGTATGCGCAAAAAAAAACAGGGCGGACCACCCGGTCCGCCCTGTTTTTTTGGAAGGTTACCAACAGCCAGAAGACAACCCACTCTCACTGAAAATCGTGACTGAAAGCCGCACTGCGTTCTTCAATCTTCTGCAACCATGCCACCCCCTGACAGGATTGAGTCAGGTGCCGGTAAGAGGGTTGTAAGGAGACTGTGAGATGTGTTTTTATTTCGTGGGTGCGCGAGGCTTTGGATTGAGCAGCTGCTCAATGCGCGCGCTTTCAATCTCCAAAGCCTTGGCTGACATGGGCATGGGCTTAAAATCAGGGGACGGCACCAGTTTTTCCTCCGCAGGAATGCTGCGCAGGCGGACATTGCGGAACCAGACGGGCTGGCCGTGGTCCTGGAGCCGGAGACGCGCTCCGCGTTTGGTCAGGTCGCCCCCGCGGATGCGCAGCACCTCCACCTCACGTTCCCAGCGCGGATCCGTGTAATCAAAATCGATGACCGCCTCCCCGTTCAGCCAGTGCTGGATGACACTGCCTTTGCAGACAATGCGGGCCTCGTTCCACTCATCATGCGGCCGCGCATTGTCCTTGCTCGGGGCCATGCAAAAGAACAGCGAAGCGGCGGCTGTACGAGGGTTGTCGGCATAGTGGCTGTTGGCATTGTCCAGCACCTGGTATTCATACTGGCCGGGCCGGTAGTACACACCGCTGTTGCAGCCTTTGGATGCCTTCCAGTCGAAGCGCAGCTCAAAGTCATCCGGCACATGGGCCACGGTATAAGTGATGTCTCCCCCGCGCGTGGGGCAGCCCATGGCCCCATCCTCGATCACCCAGTTGCCCTTGTGCTCCCAGCCTTCAAACGTGCGTCCGTCAAAGAGCCGCTTGAAGCCCTGGTCTTTTTCTTCAGTGGATAAAGCGGCAGGCTCCGCAGCCTGGATGGCCAGGCATGACAGGAGAGCAAAGGCGGACAAGGTGTTGATAAAATGCATCCTTTTATAGACGCCTCAGACTCCCCTGCCCTATCGTCCACCTGAGCCGCCTCACGGCACAATCTCCACAGGCGTGCCCAGGGATGATTCGTGGTAAAAGATCTGCGCCATCTTCGTGGGCAGGCGGATGCAACCGTGAGAGGCCGGATAACCCGGCAGATACCCTTCATGCATGCCGATGGCCCCGGTGATGCGCATGAAATACCGCATGTTGGCCCCGTCAAATTTGGCACCTGCGGGTCTCGGGTCCTTGCGCACATCCACCTCCTTTTTCACGATGAACCCGGTTGAGTCCACATAGTCCCCATACAGGTTGGATTTGTGGTCAATGTCCTTCTCGATGACCTTGAATTTCCCTGGGCGGGTCGCGTGGCTCTCCTGGCCGGAGGAGATGGGCGACATGCCAACAATCTGCCCGCCCTTCATGAAATAAACCTTCTGCTCACTCAGGCTGATTCGCATGCTGGGCTTGCCCTCCACCCCTTCCCCACGCCAGAAAGAGCCGTCATCCACGGGCTCATCATCCTTTTTCCTCTTGTCCTTCTTTTGTTTTTTGAGGCGTGCACGCTCCTGCGGCTCAATGGCGATCCGCTGAACATAATATCCCCCACCAGGGATAGGCCGGCGCACTTCACGATAGGCAGGGCCGCTGCAGCTCACACTGTTGAAAACAACAGCCAGAACGATGAGGTAAATATGCAGGCGAAATAAAGAATTCATGAAGTGGAATAAGCGAATGACAATCTGTCTATGGAGCACATTTGAGGCCGAATTTCCACTACAGGCTGAAAGTTATTTCAGCGCAGCCCAGATGGAGGAATCTTTGGCAGCGCCTCCCGGACAGGTCAAAAACTCTTTTCCATCCCCCTTGCCCAGAACGGTACAAAGGAAGCAGAGGCCCCCCGGATCAAGAGCTCCTCAAAACAAATCCGGCTGCCCGCTTACCGGCGGAATCAGCCCGAGCTTGCGATACGCCGCCGGCATGGCCACACGGCCACGGGGGGTACGTTTGACGAAGCCTTGCATCACCAGATACGGCTCATGCACATCCTCCAGGGTGGAGGCGTCTTCGCTGACGGAGACGGCGATGCTGTTGAGGCCGACGGGGCCGCCTTCAAATTTGTGAATGAGGGCTTCCAGGAAGCGCTTGTCCATTTCATCCAGGCCGGTCTCATCAATGTCCCGCATGGTGAGGGCCTGGCAGGCGACGTCCTCGGTGATGGTGCCCTGGGACTTCACCTGGGCGAAGTCACGCACCCAGCGCAGCAAATGATTGGCGATACGCGGAGTGCCGCGTGAGCGACGGGCGATCTCGATGGCACCAGCTGGATCCATCTCCACCTTCATGAGGCGGGCGCTGCGCAGAAGAATGTGCTGGAGCTCCTCGGTGGTGTAATAATCCAGGCGGTTCGGAATTCCAAAACGGCTGCGCATCGGCGCGGTCAGCATGCCCGCGCGGGTGGTGGCACCGACCAGGGTGAAGGGCGGCAGGTCAATGCGGATGGTGCGGGCCTTGGGCCCTTGGTCAATGATGATGTCCAGCCTGAAGTCCTCGATGGCGGGATAGAGGTATTCTTCGATGCTGGGGTGCAGGCGGTGGATCTCGTCAATGAACAGGATGTCCCGCTCTTGCAGGTTGGTGAGGATGCCGGCCAGGTCCCCTGCCCTTTCGATCTGCGGGCCGCTGGTGGTGTGCAGGCGTGAGCCGACGGCATTGGCGATGAGATTGGCCAGCGTCGTTTTCCCCAATCCGGGCGGGCCGCAGAGGAGGGCGTGATCCAGGGGCTCATTGCGCATCTTCGCCGCCTCCACCATGACCAGCAGGTTTTCCTTCACCTTGGTCTGGCCGTGGAATTCATCGAAGTCACCCGGACGCAGGGCGAGATCAAACGGGGAGTCGGCTTCGTTGAGGGCGGGGTTCACGGGATGGAAGCTAACTGGCCTGATTCGTTTGAACAGTCAACTCCGCCTTTACAGCTTAAACTTGGGGGACTGGCCCATAAAGGCGCGCGGGTTTTCCCAGGCGACGCGCTGGATCATCTCCGGCGTCCAGCCGCGCTGGCGCATGGCCTGCATCGTCTTGGGCACGGCCAGGGGGTCGCTAATGCCCCAGTCGCAGGCGCTGTTCATCCAGATACGCTCGGCGTGGCGGTGCTCCAGCATGTCAATGGCGCGGTGGGGCGTGCATTTGCTTTCCGGGTAAAGCGTAATGCCGGCCCAGAAGCCGTGGTCTAGCACATGGTCAATGGTGTGCTCTTCCACATGGTCAATGATGACACGCGCGGGATTGATGCCGGAGAAGTTTTTTAGCGCGTCCACGATGAGGCGCGTGCCCTTCAGCTTGTCCTCCAGATGCGGCGTATGAATGAGGATGAGCTGGTCATGATCCTGGGCGATCTGGACATGCTGCTCAAAGATGCGCAGCTCATTGCGGCTGTTTTTATTCAGGCCGATCTCG carries:
- a CDS encoding SGNH/GDSL hydrolase family protein translates to MKTILCFGDSNTWGYDPASMTAPFPRRHPHDVRWTGVLARELGSGYRVIEEGQNGRTTVHEDPLNLCRKGKDYLPACLESHKPLDLVILMLGTNDLKTLFNLPPSDIAAGAGVLARMILSSESGPDNRPPQLLLLCPPLIGDLTHLPETAARVHDGPARSAQLPRYYDALATTLRCPYLNTQPLLTPSPLDAVHLDASQHQILGESLATKVKELF
- a CDS encoding impB/mucB/samB family protein, coding for MTPVPSPSAAAPLRWLFVDLNSYFASVEQQMRPELRGRPVIVVPVMSDHTCAIAASYQAKKFGVKTGTNVGDAKRMCPGIVLVEASHDRYVDFHHRVIDEIERHYPVQVIGSIDEMGCLLDNKRAIETEAVALARRIKKGLLERVGEVITCSVGIAPNRYLAKVASDLTKPDGLEVVRSQDLPGRLEHLKLTDLPGIGRNMEPRLHQAGIRTFLDLWQAPPRTLHQVWGGVGGDRFWHQLHGGDLDDVPVQNRSIGHSHVLSPEFRQPPQAVIVSKRLLLKAASRLRRMGYRASALSLSIRAESPRRAEAHQSFLPVSDSFALSKTLDVLWLRVMDQLGWGRVKKIGVTLHGLEATSAPQQLDLFPDLGSPIQADVQRRDRLSKIMDDLNQEYGRDSIALGFAPDEVKTFSGTKIAFTRIPDRQEFKE
- a CDS encoding DUF1080 domain-containing protein, translating into MSAFALLSCLAIQAAEPAALSTEEKDQGFKRLFDGRTFEGWEHKGNWVIEDGAMGCPTRGGDITYTVAHVPDDFELRFDWKASKGCNSGVYYRPGQYEYQVLDNANSHYADNPRTAAASLFFCMAPSKDNARPHDEWNEARIVCKGSVIQHWLNGEAVIDFDYTDPRWEREVEVLRIRGGDLTKRGARLRLQDHGQPVWFRNVRLRSIPAEEKLVPSPDFKPMPMSAKALEIESARIEQLLNPKPRAPTK
- a CDS encoding L,D-transpeptidase family protein; amino-acid sequence: MNSLFRLHIYLIVLAVVFNSVSCSGPAYREVRRPIPGGGYYVQRIAIEPQERARLKKQKKDKRKKDDEPVDDGSFWRGEGVEGKPSMRISLSEQKVYFMKGGQIVGMSPISSGQESHATRPGKFKVIEKDIDHKSNLYGDYVDSTGFIVKKEVDVRKDPRPAGAKFDGANMRYFMRITGAIGMHEGYLPGYPASHGCIRLPTKMAQIFYHESSLGTPVEIVP
- the ruvB gene encoding Holliday junction branch migration DNA helicase RuvB, yielding MNPALNEADSPFDLALRPGDFDEFHGQTKVKENLLVMVEAAKMRNEPLDHALLCGPPGLGKTTLANLIANAVGSRLHTTSGPQIERAGDLAGILTNLQERDILFIDEIHRLHPSIEEYLYPAIEDFRLDIIIDQGPKARTIRIDLPPFTLVGATTRAGMLTAPMRSRFGIPNRLDYYTTEELQHILLRSARLMKVEMDPAGAIEIARRSRGTPRIANHLLRWVRDFAQVKSQGTITEDVACQALTMRDIDETGLDEMDKRFLEALIHKFEGGPVGLNSIAVSVSEDASTLEDVHEPYLVMQGFVKRTPRGRVAMPAAYRKLGLIPPVSGQPDLF
- a CDS encoding TatD family hydrolase, encoding MNYIEPHGHMVSRTTDDYERMAIAGCQAICEPAFWAGFDRASADGFYDYFRQITEYEPKRAARFGIQHYSWLCINPKEAEDMKLAEDVMALIPQFLDKPGVLGIGEIGLNKNSRNELRIFEQHVQIAQDHDQLILIHTPHLEDKLKGTRLIVDALKNFSGINPARVIIDHVEEHTIDHVLDHGFWAGITLYPESKCTPHRAIDMLEHRHAERIWMNSACDWGISDPLAVPKTMQAMRQRGWTPEMIQRVAWENPRAFMGQSPKFKL